A window of Formosa sp. Hel1_31_208 contains these coding sequences:
- the queA gene encoding tRNA preQ1(34) S-adenosylmethionine ribosyltransferase-isomerase QueA has translation MKLSHFNFDLPEELLAERPSDIRDESRLMVLDRKNQTIEHKLFKDIIDYFDEGDVMILNNTKVFPARLYGNKEKTGARIEVFLLRELNEEQRLWDVLVDPARKIRIGNKLYFGDDETLVAEVIDNTTSRGRTLRFLYDGSYSEFRRKLTELGETPLPKYIKRDVEPEDEERYQTIFAKNEGAVAAPTAGLHFSKHLLKRLEIKGVELPEVTLHVGLGTFNPVEVEDLSKHKMDSEEIFITKEATEIINKGIQDKKRVCAIGTTAMRTVESSVSSSGLLNEYSGWTNKFIFPPYEFSIANSMITNFHTPKSTLLMMVSAFAGHDFMKRAYEEAVKEKYRFYTYGDAMLII, from the coding sequence ATGAAATTATCACACTTTAATTTTGACCTTCCTGAGGAATTATTAGCAGAACGTCCTTCCGATATTCGAGATGAGTCTAGATTAATGGTTCTGGATCGAAAAAATCAAACCATCGAACACAAATTATTCAAAGATATTATTGATTATTTCGATGAAGGTGACGTGATGATTTTAAATAATACCAAAGTGTTTCCAGCACGTTTGTACGGAAACAAAGAGAAAACAGGAGCGAGAATTGAAGTGTTCTTGTTAAGAGAGTTAAATGAAGAGCAACGTCTTTGGGATGTTTTAGTAGATCCAGCGCGTAAAATTAGAATTGGTAATAAATTATACTTTGGTGACGATGAAACGTTAGTTGCTGAAGTTATTGATAACACGACCTCTAGAGGACGTACTTTGAGATTCTTATATGATGGGTCTTACAGCGAGTTTAGAAGAAAATTGACCGAACTTGGCGAAACACCTTTGCCAAAATACATCAAGAGAGATGTAGAACCTGAAGATGAAGAGCGTTACCAAACAATATTCGCTAAAAATGAAGGTGCTGTTGCAGCACCAACCGCTGGTTTGCACTTTTCAAAACATTTATTAAAACGTCTTGAAATTAAAGGTGTAGAATTACCAGAAGTAACACTCCATGTAGGTCTAGGGACGTTTAATCCAGTAGAAGTAGAAGATCTGTCTAAACACAAAATGGATAGTGAGGAGATCTTTATTACTAAAGAGGCAACGGAAATTATAAATAAAGGAATTCAAGATAAAAAACGTGTCTGTGCCATTGGAACAACAGCCATGCGTACTGTTGAGAGTTCAGTGTCGTCTAGCGGATTATTGAATGAATATTCTGGATGGACCAATAAGTTTATTTTTCCACCTTATGAATTCAGCATTGCCAACAGTATGATTACTAATTTTCATACGCCAAAATCAACTTTATTGATGATGGTATCTGCATTTGCTGGTCATGATTTTATGAAAAGAGCCTATGAGGAAGCGGTTAAAGAAAAATATCGTTTCTACACCTATGGTGATGCAATGTTGATTATTTAA
- the rlmN gene encoding 23S rRNA (adenine(2503)-C(2))-methyltransferase RlmN: MDTKKKDVRALTKEQLREFFVKEGDKAFRGNQVYEWLWSKGAHSFDDMTNISIETRQKLQDNFVINHIKVDQMQRSSDGTVKNAVRLHDGLVVESVLIPTKTRTTACVSSQVGCSLDCRFCATSRLKRMRNLNPDEIFDQVVAIDNESRLYFDRPLSNIVFMGMGEPLMNYNNVLKAIDKITSPEGLGMSPKRIVVSTSGVPKMIKKMADDDVKFKLAVSLHSAINEVRTSIMPFNATFPLEDLREALEYWYAKTKDRITYEYVVWEGINDTEKDVEALIAFCKFAPSKVNLIEYNPIDDGEFQQASSKAIDMYVAMLEANHITVTVRRSRGKDIDAACGQLANKS, from the coding sequence ATGGACACTAAAAAGAAAGACGTACGAGCATTAACAAAAGAGCAGTTAAGAGAGTTCTTTGTTAAAGAGGGAGATAAAGCTTTCCGAGGCAATCAGGTCTACGAATGGCTTTGGAGTAAAGGTGCCCACTCTTTTGATGATATGACGAATATCTCAATAGAAACGCGTCAAAAGCTTCAAGACAACTTTGTGATTAACCACATCAAAGTTGACCAAATGCAACGTAGTTCTGATGGTACAGTTAAAAATGCAGTACGCCTTCATGATGGTTTAGTTGTAGAGTCTGTCTTAATACCAACAAAAACACGAACAACAGCCTGTGTGTCTAGTCAGGTAGGTTGTAGTTTAGATTGTAGATTTTGTGCTACATCACGATTAAAACGCATGCGTAATCTAAATCCAGATGAAATTTTTGATCAGGTGGTAGCCATCGATAATGAAAGTCGTTTATACTTTGATAGACCTTTAAGCAATATTGTATTTATGGGTATGGGAGAACCACTTATGAATTATAATAATGTGCTTAAAGCCATTGATAAGATTACCTCCCCTGAAGGCCTAGGGATGTCGCCAAAGCGTATCGTGGTTTCGACATCAGGAGTGCCTAAAATGATTAAGAAGATGGCCGATGATGACGTTAAGTTTAAATTAGCTGTTTCGTTACATTCAGCAATAAATGAAGTTCGTACATCAATAATGCCTTTTAATGCGACATTTCCGTTAGAAGATTTGAGAGAAGCATTAGAATATTGGTATGCCAAAACTAAAGACCGAATCACTTATGAGTATGTGGTTTGGGAAGGCATCAATGATACTGAAAAGGATGTAGAGGCACTCATTGCTTTTTGCAAATTTGCACCCAGTAAAGTCAATTTAATTGAATACAACCCTATTGATGATGGCGAATTTCAACAAGCAAGTTCTAAGGCAATAGACATGTATGTGGCTATGCTCGAAGCAAATCATATTACCGTAACCGTCAGACGTTCTCGTGGTAAAGATATTGATGCCGCATGTGGTCAACTCGCAAATAAAAGTTAA
- a CDS encoding RNA polymerase sigma factor → MKVIQLHQKNNTALIKKAAKGKRDAQHMLFEIHAPKMLSVCRYYIKDIQHAESVMLTGFFKAFTHMKTFKNEGSFEGWLRRIMVRESISFLRQQKHVEFSVEDEVVHQEQYNNVESQIEVAQIQQIIDELPEGYKMVFVMYAIEGYKHSEIGELLNISEGTSKSQLFKARQMLQKKIKDINTTSYGTN, encoded by the coding sequence TTGAAAGTCATTCAACTACATCAGAAGAATAATACAGCGCTTATTAAAAAAGCAGCAAAAGGAAAACGTGATGCTCAGCATATGTTGTTTGAAATTCATGCGCCAAAAATGTTGAGTGTTTGTCGCTACTATATCAAAGACATACAACATGCCGAGTCTGTGATGTTAACTGGGTTTTTTAAAGCCTTTACTCATATGAAAACTTTTAAAAATGAAGGGAGTTTTGAAGGTTGGTTAAGACGAATTATGGTTAGAGAATCTATTTCGTTTTTGAGACAGCAAAAACATGTAGAATTTTCTGTTGAAGATGAAGTTGTCCATCAGGAGCAATACAATAATGTAGAGTCTCAAATTGAAGTTGCTCAAATTCAACAAATCATTGATGAGCTTCCAGAAGGTTATAAAATGGTATTTGTCATGTATGCGATAGAAGGCTACAAGCACAGTGAAATTGGAGAGTTATTGAACATTTCAGAAGGCACTTCCAAATCACAATTGTTTAAAGCACGACAAATGCTTCAGAAAAAAATTAAGGACATAAACACAACAAGTTATGGCACCAATTAA
- the dtd gene encoding D-aminoacyl-tRNA deacylase, with translation MKAVIQRVSQASVTIKGQKVAEIKTGLLILLGIINADSQNDIQWLSNKIANLRIFPDENGVMNTSLLQSQGDVIVVSQFTLHASTKKGNRPSYILAAKPDIAIPLYEAFIAQLEIDINKKVQTGQFGADMKVELLNDGPVTIIIDTKDKT, from the coding sequence ATGAAAGCAGTCATTCAACGTGTATCTCAAGCTTCAGTAACTATTAAAGGACAAAAAGTAGCTGAGATTAAAACGGGATTACTAATCCTTCTCGGAATAATAAATGCAGATTCACAAAACGATATTCAATGGTTGTCTAATAAGATTGCCAATCTTCGCATCTTTCCCGATGAAAATGGAGTCATGAATACCTCACTTCTGCAATCTCAAGGCGATGTCATTGTTGTGAGTCAGTTTACCCTTCATGCAAGTACAAAAAAGGGCAATAGACCAAGCTATATATTAGCGGCGAAGCCAGATATTGCCATTCCATTGTATGAGGCGTTTATCGCCCAGTTGGAAATCGACATAAACAAAAAAGTACAAACTGGACAATTTGGAGCCGACATGAAAGTTGAGTTGCTCAATGACGGGCCTGTAACAATCATCATTGATACTAAGGATAAAACCTAA
- a CDS encoding T9SS type A sorting domain-containing protein: MKKITLLFLCLIAFHFGQAQNDCASALPVTAGTTTVSGYDGALPNPDCAENAGLDPREFGEWYVFTATVDGVVNVTTDIPANIGGDTRLHVYSGTCVALTCVAGSDDVDGTNFLSDVTFPVTIGETFYIAWDNQWSDAAFDFVITETSVSCNYTLPFAETYDDGNAFSVCYITEDLDGDTISWISQQDLDLDGDLIPETFATNGNSTAGAKDDWLFSPALDLTGGTDYTVTSIFNTFSGNGSLEAFLVNSASSAATIQLPLFSQTNIAPMGDFATLETMAYQEINTVIPPTDGDWHIAYHSFGPASSGFILLFDTELEATLSVEEFNSNVFTHAYNKTNDLLSLQSSNLAFDAIVIYNILGQEVINKSLSQTEETVEMKTLKDGIYLANVSIQGQSKTIKILKN; this comes from the coding sequence ATGAAAAAAATTACTTTATTATTTTTATGCTTAATCGCATTTCATTTTGGTCAAGCTCAAAATGATTGTGCTAGCGCATTACCAGTAACTGCTGGTACAACCACTGTGAGTGGTTATGATGGCGCCTTACCAAACCCAGATTGTGCGGAAAATGCCGGTCTAGACCCAAGAGAATTTGGAGAATGGTATGTGTTTACTGCCACTGTAGATGGTGTTGTTAATGTTACTACCGACATCCCAGCAAATATTGGAGGTGACACACGATTACATGTCTATTCTGGAACTTGTGTAGCCCTCACTTGTGTGGCTGGTTCTGATGATGTAGACGGAACTAACTTCCTTTCAGATGTGACCTTTCCTGTGACAATTGGTGAGACTTTTTATATCGCATGGGACAATCAATGGTCTGATGCTGCCTTTGATTTTGTTATAACAGAAACCAGTGTCTCTTGTAATTACACCTTACCATTTGCAGAAACATATGATGATGGAAATGCGTTTTCTGTCTGCTACATAACTGAAGATTTAGATGGTGACACCATTTCATGGATTTCACAACAAGATTTAGATTTAGATGGCGACTTAATCCCTGAAACATTTGCAACTAATGGTAATTCAACAGCAGGTGCTAAAGATGACTGGCTATTTTCTCCAGCACTAGACCTAACTGGCGGAACAGATTACACCGTAACGTCTATTTTTAATACCTTTTCAGGAAATGGAAGTTTAGAAGCATTTTTAGTGAATTCAGCGTCATCAGCTGCCACTATACAATTACCACTATTTTCTCAAACGAATATTGCACCAATGGGAGATTTTGCAACGTTAGAAACCATGGCTTATCAGGAAATTAATACGGTCATTCCGCCCACTGATGGAGACTGGCACATCGCATACCATTCTTTTGGCCCTGCTTCAAGCGGGTTCATTTTGCTATTTGATACAGAATTAGAAGCGACACTTAGTGTAGAGGAATTCAATTCTAATGTATTTACACATGCTTATAATAAAACAAATGACTTATTGAGTTTACAATCGTCTAACCTAGCGTTTGATGCTATTGTTATTTACAATATTCTTGGTCAAGAAGTCATTAACAAATCTTTATCCCAAACGGAAGAAACCGTGGAAATGAAGACATTGAAAGACGGTATTTATTTGGCTAACGTGTCCATACAAGGCCAAAGTAAAACGATTAAAATTCTAAAGAATTAA
- the dnaG gene encoding DNA primase, producing the protein MISKSTIEQVFETARVEEVIGDFVQLKKAGSNFKGLSPFSDERSPSFMVSPVKQIWKDFSSGKGGNAVTFLMEHEHFTYPEAIKYLAKKYNIEIEETEQTDEQKQEANERESLYLVNEFAKDYFERVMFKTDQGQAIGLSYFKERGFTNDTIKQFNLGYCLDEWQGFTDEALKKGYLIDYLDKTGLTIVKPDKKFDRFKGRVMFPIHSMSGRILGFGGRILTADKKAAKYLNSPESEVYHKSKILYGIYHAKQHIAKEDNCYLVEGYTDVIQFYQTGIKNVVASSGTALTPEQIRLVNRLTNNITVLFDGDAAGIRASLRGIDLILEQGMNVKVCGFPQGEDPDSFAKQNTLEELQTYLKGNAQDFIQFKASLLIKEANNDPIKKAETIRDIVNSIAKIPDQIKKEIYIQECSRIMDISEDVLFSTLAQIDKKELQEANKNYKSQQKAFDVVKPEIKAPKVDLQYELERKIIEILLLYGTETEDFEDLVLKETEDGELDLEPVIHSAKVFEKIYLDLQEDEMQFSNPNFKTLYYTIIDTLHQDPEFSTKNFVNKLDQQLASDVTTILMNDERYRLHDWERNNIIPKEKKHTVSQLVTQTILTLRCYLIDKKVSEYQNDTLRENANSRSILEDIKDYVGLKMLLSRKLGKVVG; encoded by the coding sequence TTGATATCAAAATCCACCATAGAACAAGTATTTGAAACCGCTCGAGTTGAGGAGGTGATAGGCGATTTTGTGCAATTGAAAAAAGCAGGAAGTAACTTTAAAGGCTTGAGTCCGTTTAGTGATGAACGTTCACCAAGTTTTATGGTGTCTCCCGTTAAGCAAATTTGGAAAGATTTTTCTAGCGGAAAAGGTGGAAATGCCGTGACCTTTTTAATGGAACACGAACATTTCACATATCCTGAAGCGATAAAATACTTAGCTAAAAAATACAATATTGAAATAGAAGAGACAGAACAAACTGACGAACAGAAACAAGAAGCTAATGAACGTGAGAGTTTGTATCTCGTCAATGAATTTGCTAAAGATTATTTTGAACGAGTAATGTTTAAAACCGATCAAGGGCAAGCCATTGGTTTGAGCTATTTTAAAGAACGGGGCTTTACCAACGACACCATTAAACAATTCAATTTAGGATATTGTCTTGACGAATGGCAAGGCTTTACAGATGAAGCTCTTAAAAAAGGTTATCTCATAGATTATCTCGATAAAACTGGGCTCACCATAGTAAAACCAGATAAGAAGTTTGACCGATTTAAGGGTCGTGTGATGTTTCCAATACATAGTATGAGTGGTCGTATACTCGGGTTTGGAGGTCGAATTTTAACTGCCGATAAAAAAGCGGCTAAATATTTAAACTCACCAGAAAGTGAAGTCTACCATAAAAGTAAAATACTTTACGGAATTTATCATGCTAAACAACATATAGCAAAAGAAGACAATTGTTATTTGGTGGAAGGTTATACCGATGTCATTCAATTTTATCAAACTGGAATCAAGAATGTCGTTGCATCTTCAGGAACGGCGCTTACCCCTGAGCAGATTAGACTCGTAAACCGTTTGACCAATAACATAACGGTGCTTTTTGATGGTGATGCTGCTGGAATTAGAGCCTCACTTCGCGGTATTGACCTCATTCTAGAACAAGGAATGAATGTCAAAGTGTGTGGTTTTCCGCAAGGAGAAGACCCAGACAGTTTTGCAAAACAAAATACGTTAGAAGAACTTCAAACCTATCTAAAAGGTAACGCTCAGGATTTTATTCAGTTCAAAGCCTCTTTATTAATTAAAGAAGCGAATAACGATCCAATAAAAAAAGCAGAAACCATAAGAGATATTGTTAATAGCATTGCTAAAATTCCAGATCAAATTAAAAAAGAGATCTATATTCAAGAGTGTTCACGAATCATGGATATAAGTGAAGATGTCTTATTTAGTACGCTTGCTCAAATTGATAAAAAAGAGTTACAAGAAGCGAACAAAAATTACAAGTCACAACAAAAAGCGTTTGATGTTGTTAAACCTGAAATTAAAGCACCAAAAGTAGATTTGCAATACGAATTGGAACGTAAGATTATTGAGATTTTATTACTCTATGGAACCGAGACCGAAGACTTTGAAGATTTAGTCTTAAAGGAAACGGAAGATGGTGAATTAGACCTTGAGCCTGTTATTCATAGTGCGAAAGTCTTTGAGAAAATTTACCTGGATTTACAAGAAGATGAAATGCAGTTTTCAAACCCGAATTTTAAGACCCTATACTATACCATTATTGATACGTTGCATCAGGATCCTGAATTTTCAACTAAAAATTTTGTGAACAAACTCGACCAACAGTTAGCGAGCGATGTTACCACGATATTGATGAATGATGAGCGCTATAGATTACATGATTGGGAACGAAATAATATTATTCCGAAGGAAAAAAAGCACACAGTTTCGCAGCTAGTAACACAAACCATTTTGACCTTAAGATGTTATTTGATTGATAAAAAAGTATCAGAGTATCAAAATGATACCTTGAGAGAAAACGCAAATTCACGAAGCATTCTAGAGGATATAAAAGACTACGTTGGTTTAAAAATGTTACTCTCAAGAAAACTGGGGAAGGTTGTAGGTTGA
- a CDS encoding metal-dependent hydrolase — translation MASLFGHALVAYTTTELIDSKTNKLLVFLAISSAIFPDLDVLAFKFGIPYLHPLGHRGFTHSILFAFIWSGLLAFFFGKTRKTIFVIVLFLSTVSHGILDAMTTGGRGVGFFIPFENSKYFFPFRMIKVSPIGVEKFFSEWGINVLVSEFKYIAMPCFIILITLFLIRNKNNEY, via the coding sequence ATGGCATCTCTCTTTGGTCACGCATTGGTTGCATACACCACAACTGAGCTCATAGATTCGAAGACTAATAAGCTGTTGGTTTTTCTGGCTATTAGTTCTGCTATATTTCCCGATTTAGATGTGTTGGCTTTTAAATTTGGCATTCCTTATCTTCATCCATTAGGCCATCGCGGGTTTACACATTCTATACTATTTGCGTTTATTTGGAGTGGATTGCTGGCTTTTTTCTTCGGAAAGACTAGAAAAACGATTTTTGTGATCGTCTTATTCTTATCTACAGTATCTCATGGTATTTTAGATGCAATGACCACAGGAGGGCGAGGCGTTGGTTTTTTTATTCCATTTGAGAACTCTAAATATTTCTTTCCGTTTAGAATGATAAAAGTCTCGCCTATTGGTGTGGAAAAATTCTTTTCAGAATGGGGAATTAATGTCCTCGTTAGTGAGTTTAAATATATTGCGATGCCTTGTTTTATTATTTTAATAACTTTGTTCTTAATTAGAAACAAGAATAATGAATATTAA
- a CDS encoding 3-phosphoshikimate 1-carboxyvinyltransferase encodes MTIKLHKSEVKKQSNLTITGSKSESNRLLLLQALYPELKINNVSNSDDSEVMSKGLVSTADVIDIDHAGTAMRFLTAYFACQVGREVILTGSDRMKERPIEILVTALNNLGADVSYLEQHGCPPLKIKGKKLINNKVTLHANVSSQYISALLLIASRLENGLELTLEGEITSVSYIKMTLSLLNQVGISSVFKGQVITVKPQLKNILSKTLTVESDWSSASYFFSVIALSPIDTQIALSFYKPNSLQGDAVLTGIYKEFGVSTSFNGNIMTLKKTHEITKQALSFELNSAPDIAQTIAVTCFGLGLECYLSGLHTLKIKETDRLVALKIELEKLGAQVDITDKSLKLHRSSKIKTGISISTYNDHRMAMAFAPLALKTTLNIDDHEVVSKSYPAFWNDLETIGFRISK; translated from the coding sequence ATGACAATAAAACTCCATAAATCAGAAGTTAAAAAACAATCTAACCTCACAATCACAGGTTCTAAAAGTGAATCAAATCGATTGTTATTGCTACAGGCACTCTATCCCGAGTTAAAAATTAACAATGTGTCTAATTCAGATGATAGTGAAGTGATGTCAAAAGGACTCGTGTCTACTGCTGACGTCATAGATATTGATCACGCAGGAACAGCAATGCGTTTTCTTACTGCCTATTTTGCATGTCAAGTAGGACGAGAGGTCATCCTTACAGGTTCTGATCGTATGAAAGAACGACCTATAGAAATTTTAGTAACTGCTTTAAATAACTTAGGGGCAGATGTGAGTTATCTAGAGCAACATGGCTGCCCGCCACTTAAAATAAAAGGTAAAAAACTAATCAATAACAAAGTCACATTGCATGCCAATGTGAGTAGTCAGTATATTTCTGCATTACTATTGATAGCTTCTCGTTTAGAAAACGGATTAGAACTCACATTAGAAGGCGAGATTACCTCAGTATCTTATATTAAAATGACCTTGAGTTTATTAAATCAGGTAGGTATCTCATCAGTCTTTAAAGGTCAAGTTATAACAGTTAAGCCTCAGTTAAAAAATATACTATCTAAGACCTTAACGGTAGAGTCTGATTGGTCCTCGGCATCCTATTTCTTTAGTGTCATTGCACTGAGTCCTATAGATACTCAAATTGCACTTTCATTTTATAAACCCAATTCTTTACAAGGGGATGCTGTATTAACAGGGATTTACAAGGAATTTGGAGTGTCAACATCTTTCAATGGTAATATCATGACCTTGAAAAAGACACATGAAATTACCAAACAAGCCTTGAGCTTTGAGCTTAACAGTGCGCCGGACATAGCACAAACCATTGCGGTTACTTGTTTTGGCTTAGGTCTTGAATGTTACCTTTCAGGGTTGCATACACTTAAAATTAAAGAGACCGATAGATTAGTTGCACTTAAAATTGAATTAGAGAAACTAGGGGCTCAGGTTGATATTACGGATAAATCTCTAAAACTTCATAGGTCTTCAAAGATAAAAACTGGGATTTCCATTTCTACATATAACGATCACAGAATGGCTATGGCTTTTGCGCCATTAGCATTAAAAACAACATTAAATATTGATGACCATGAGGTTGTGTCTAAGTCCTATCCTGCGTTTTGGAATGATTTGGAAACCATAGGATTTAGAATTTCGAAATAA
- a CDS encoding polyprenyl synthetase family protein: MKITEQIKQPIAYEMELFEQKFLLSMSSKVALLNRITHYIVNRKGKQMRPMFVFLVAKMVDNGQVSERTYRGASVIELIHTATLVHDDVVDDSNRRRGFFSINALWKNKIAVLIGDYLLSKGLLLSIDNNDFDLLKIISVAVREMSEGELLQIEKARQLDITEKIYFEIIRQKTATLIAACCSLGAASVKPNSPDVESMRKFGELIGMAFQIKDDLFDYGQEAIGKPTGIDIKEQKMTLPLIYVLNNCSKKDKSWLINSVKNHNKDKKRVKEVITFVKANDGLDYAVSKMKQFQEEALQILNHYPESEYKIALELMVNYVIDRKK, from the coding sequence TTGAAGATTACTGAACAAATAAAACAACCGATTGCCTATGAAATGGAGCTTTTTGAACAAAAGTTCTTGCTCTCCATGTCTAGTAAAGTTGCGTTATTAAATCGAATTACCCATTACATTGTCAACCGAAAAGGGAAGCAAATGCGACCTATGTTTGTGTTTTTAGTGGCAAAGATGGTTGATAACGGACAAGTAAGCGAGCGCACTTATAGAGGAGCCTCGGTTATAGAACTAATACATACTGCGACTCTAGTGCATGATGACGTGGTAGATGATAGTAACCGCAGACGCGGGTTTTTCTCAATAAATGCTCTTTGGAAGAATAAAATAGCAGTGCTTATTGGAGATTATCTATTATCAAAAGGTTTGCTATTGTCAATTGATAATAATGATTTTGATCTTCTAAAAATAATTTCTGTCGCTGTGCGTGAAATGAGTGAAGGAGAGTTGTTACAAATTGAAAAAGCACGTCAATTAGATATTACAGAAAAAATTTATTTTGAAATCATTAGGCAAAAAACAGCAACCCTTATTGCTGCTTGTTGCAGTTTGGGTGCGGCATCGGTAAAACCTAATTCTCCCGATGTTGAATCTATGCGAAAATTTGGTGAATTAATTGGGATGGCCTTTCAAATCAAAGATGATTTGTTTGATTATGGTCAAGAGGCTATCGGTAAACCGACAGGCATCGATATCAAAGAACAAAAAATGACGCTTCCGCTTATATACGTCCTCAATAATTGTTCTAAAAAAGACAAGTCCTGGTTAATCAATTCTGTGAAAAACCACAATAAAGACAAAAAGCGCGTCAAGGAAGTTATCACTTTTGTTAAAGCAAATGATGGTCTCGATTATGCCGTTTCTAAAATGAAGCAATTTCAGGAAGAAGCGCTTCAAATTTTAAATCACTATCCCGAGTCTGAGTATAAAATAGCCTTAGAATTAATGGTGAATTACGTTATAGACAGAAAAAAATAA
- the rsgA gene encoding ribosome small subunit-dependent GTPase A — protein sequence MTGTVYKSTGSWYTVKTNLGATYQCRIKGKFRLKDIKSTNPIAVGDRVDFELETNNDDVTGVIHKIHDRVNYIVRKSVNLSKQTHIIASNIDQVFLLVTIDNPPTFTSFIDRFLVTAEAYSVKTILLFNKIDTYDEETLDEVRYLAHVYRKIGYDCIGISAETGKNVDKVKALMIGKVSMFAGHSGVGKSTLVNAIEPNLDLKTKAISMQHSQGQHTTTFAEMFDLSFDAKIIDTPGIKGFGIVDMDKEEVGDYFPEFFELKQDCKFNNCLHVEEPKCAVKAALDKDEISYSRYRSYLQILEGEDEHYRTDNWEEQ from the coding sequence ATGACTGGAACCGTTTATAAATCTACAGGAAGTTGGTACACCGTAAAAACAAATTTAGGGGCTACCTATCAATGCAGAATTAAAGGGAAATTTCGACTAAAGGACATTAAAAGCACCAATCCAATTGCTGTTGGTGATCGTGTTGATTTTGAACTAGAAACCAATAACGATGATGTGACAGGAGTTATTCATAAAATTCATGATCGCGTAAATTATATTGTGCGTAAGTCGGTTAATTTATCCAAACAAACACATATCATTGCGTCTAATATAGATCAAGTATTTCTGCTAGTTACAATTGACAATCCGCCAACATTCACGAGTTTTATTGATCGCTTTTTAGTGACTGCCGAAGCGTATTCAGTTAAAACAATTTTACTGTTTAATAAAATTGACACCTATGATGAGGAAACCCTAGACGAGGTGCGCTATTTAGCACATGTCTATCGCAAGATCGGGTATGACTGCATAGGTATTTCTGCGGAAACTGGAAAAAATGTAGACAAGGTGAAAGCCCTGATGATAGGGAAAGTAAGTATGTTTGCAGGTCACTCGGGCGTTGGAAAATCGACCTTGGTTAATGCCATTGAACCTAATCTTGATTTGAAAACTAAAGCCATATCAATGCAGCATAGTCAAGGACAACATACCACAACATTTGCCGAAATGTTCGACCTCAGTTTTGATGCTAAAATTATTGATACACCAGGGATAAAAGGTTTTGGTATTGTAGATATGGATAAAGAAGAAGTTGGGGATTACTTCCCAGAATTTTTCGAACTCAAACAAGATTGTAAATTTAATAATTGTCTTCATGTTGAGGAGCCAAAATGTGCCGTTAAAGCTGCCTTAGATAAGGATGAAATTTCCTATTCGAGATACCGAAGCTATCTGCAAATTTTAGAGGGCGAAGACGAACATTACCGAACCGATAATTGGGAAGAGCAATAA
- a CDS encoding nucleotide pyrophosphohydrolase, whose protein sequence is MNIKNAQSEVDKWIKEHGVRYFNELTNMAQLTEEVGEVARIIARRYGEQSEKDSDKDKDLGEELADVVFVVLCLANQTGIDLQSAFDLKMDKKTKRDHDRHHNNDKLK, encoded by the coding sequence ATGAATATTAAAAACGCACAATCAGAAGTAGACAAGTGGATAAAAGAACATGGGGTTCGCTACTTTAATGAGCTTACCAATATGGCGCAACTTACAGAAGAAGTTGGAGAAGTGGCTCGAATCATTGCTAGACGCTATGGAGAACAGAGTGAAAAGGATAGTGATAAAGATAAAGATCTTGGTGAGGAGCTAGCCGATGTAGTTTTTGTAGTTTTGTGCTTGGCAAATCAAACAGGAATAGATTTACAGAGTGCTTTCGATTTGAAAATGGACAAAAAAACCAAACGCGATCACGATAGGCATCACAACAACGATAAGTTAAAATAA